A DNA window from Maribellus comscasis contains the following coding sequences:
- a CDS encoding lytic transglycosylase domain-containing protein, translating into MKLWWRIVLPVILVAGVVFVIVVFSSATDKDPEEVVVVKHTEYRSPFIPDSVAFAGEWLPLNRFDVKEALDRELLSNAYFHSQTMRYIKLAPRYFSIIEPILKEKGVPEDFKYLAVAESGLNPRAVSPAGAVGFWQFLRGTAQEYGLVINSEVDERYHVEKATYAACDYLLKAYRKYQSWTMVAAAYNAGPTGMARQILRQKSESYFDLLLVEETGRYVFRIAALKLIMENPELYNFYISEDEKYPVITTRIVEVDGAVEDFADFAKEQGINYKLLKDFNPWLRQTYLKNPGAKKYVIEIPVLEKVES; encoded by the coding sequence ATGAAATTGTGGTGGAGGATTGTCCTGCCGGTGATTCTGGTGGCAGGAGTAGTTTTTGTAATTGTAGTTTTTAGTTCGGCAACCGACAAAGACCCAGAGGAGGTGGTAGTGGTAAAACATACAGAATACCGCTCGCCCTTTATACCCGATTCGGTTGCTTTTGCGGGTGAGTGGCTGCCTCTCAATCGTTTTGATGTTAAGGAAGCGCTTGACAGGGAGTTACTTTCCAATGCCTATTTTCACTCGCAAACCATGCGGTACATCAAACTTGCACCGCGTTATTTTTCAATTATTGAACCCATTTTGAAGGAAAAAGGCGTACCTGAGGATTTTAAATATCTGGCAGTTGCGGAAAGCGGATTAAATCCGCGTGCGGTATCGCCGGCGGGAGCTGTGGGTTTTTGGCAGTTTTTAAGAGGAACTGCCCAGGAGTATGGTTTGGTGATAAACAGTGAAGTTGATGAACGTTATCATGTAGAAAAAGCAACGTATGCAGCCTGCGATTATTTGTTAAAAGCCTACCGGAAGTATCAAAGCTGGACCATGGTGGCCGCGGCCTATAATGCTGGACCAACTGGAATGGCACGACAGATTTTACGCCAGAAAAGTGAATCCTACTTCGATTTGCTGTTGGTGGAAGAAACAGGGAGATATGTGTTCCGGATTGCCGCTTTAAAACTTATTATGGAAAACCCGGAGTTGTATAATTTTTATATTTCAGAAGATGAAAAATACCCGGTAATAACTACCCGCATCGTGGAAGTAGACGGCGCAGTGGAAGATTTTGCCGACTTTGCCAAAGAACAGGGAATCAATTATAAGCTGCTTAAGGATTTTAATCCCTGGCTTCGCCAGACTTATTTGAAAAATCCGGGTGCGAAAAAATATGTGATCGAAATTCCGGTGCTGGAAAAGGTTGAGAGTTAG
- a CDS encoding SusC/RagA family TonB-linked outer membrane protein, giving the protein MKKFLFTIGFLIWVSFSMAQNIQISGKVTDESGISLPGVAVMEKGTTNGSVTNQDGIYRIATGPNSTLIFSFMGYKTTEVAVKSQNQIDIVLEESVRAIDEVVVTALGISQEKKSLGYATQEVDAEVITSVNAPNMGNMLSGQVAGLTVNTKTGMFQNPEFELRGKSPLIVVDEIPVETDFFDISATDIENIVVLKGPTASSLYGSRGRNGAILITTKNAKNEGLEITVSNNTMVSAGYTVFPETQTEYGNGSNGKYEFWDGQDGGISDGDMIWGPKFSDNLEIAQWNSPIYDNVTGETIPWWGDVSGTQYDDKSRYSRVPIPWEYHNNLKDFMRTGIISTTNFSIASKSKKASTRLSGFYQSERGRVPNSNLKTGGLTFNAAYNLSEDLTLDAKLSYNKVYSPNYPCYGYGPKNHMYTILIWMGDDVDGQELREHFYVPGQEGYRQANYNYAWYNNVYFAAYELNQKHDRNTVNGQIKLKWDITDEFSIQGRSSAVLKHLFEDRESPKSYLNYGDPREGDYKTWNTDWLNVDNDMLLSYNNDFSENFGLSANAGASMFYRKYQQEYNATDGLVVPWVYSLNNSLGNVKASTNYQEREIRSVFGTVTMDLINSFFLTLTARNDWSSTLPESNNSYFYPSVSLSTLVSNLIELPETFDYLKLYGSWAEVSSDLSPYQTSSYYSNAGMYNGSSKVSYPETIVNPNIKPEKSTSFELGLSSVFLKNRLSFDLTYYNIVDENQIIDLPTSEASGFSSRKVNGNQYTTNGFEVMLNANPVRNNNFRWDVGLNWTTSVKKLTEIYGGAEEYGNYSLNERVDNYYSTGWMKTADGELIVSEETGLPTRDPYPQMFGHLDPNWRFGLQNHFKYKKLSLDVDIDGVVGGVIRSLSVEKMWWGGKHPNSTKYRDEEYAAGHAVYVPDAVNVVSGELTTDTDGNVISDTRQYKTNETAVSWQTWAQNYPYRAKVTEEESKTFANVFDRSYVKLRKVAINYDLTDLIGSNIFKRVEATAYGYNLLMWKKAQIIDPDYGDDDNLQDPSTRYLGLGLTVTF; this is encoded by the coding sequence ATGAAAAAATTTCTATTCACTATTGGATTTTTAATTTGGGTCTCGTTTTCGATGGCTCAAAATATTCAAATCAGCGGGAAAGTAACCGACGAGTCCGGTATCTCGCTCCCTGGGGTGGCTGTCATGGAAAAAGGGACAACCAATGGTTCAGTGACCAATCAGGATGGTATATACCGGATTGCGACAGGGCCAAACAGCACGTTGATATTTTCGTTTATGGGTTACAAAACGACAGAAGTTGCTGTTAAAAGCCAAAACCAAATCGATATCGTTTTGGAAGAAAGTGTCCGCGCAATTGATGAAGTAGTAGTTACTGCACTGGGGATCAGCCAGGAGAAAAAATCGCTGGGATACGCTACACAGGAAGTAGATGCCGAGGTTATTACCAGTGTTAATGCACCCAACATGGGAAACATGCTTAGCGGACAGGTTGCCGGCCTTACCGTAAATACCAAAACCGGTATGTTTCAAAATCCGGAGTTTGAACTTCGTGGAAAATCTCCTTTAATTGTTGTTGATGAAATTCCCGTTGAAACCGACTTTTTTGATATCTCTGCAACCGATATTGAAAACATAGTTGTGCTTAAAGGCCCCACAGCTTCTTCTCTTTATGGTTCCAGAGGGCGAAACGGCGCTATCCTTATTACCACAAAAAATGCAAAAAACGAGGGGCTTGAAATTACTGTTTCAAACAACACAATGGTGTCAGCAGGTTATACTGTCTTCCCGGAAACCCAGACCGAATACGGAAACGGATCAAATGGCAAATATGAATTTTGGGACGGGCAGGATGGAGGTATCTCAGATGGCGATATGATTTGGGGGCCAAAATTTTCTGATAATCTTGAAATCGCGCAGTGGAACAGTCCGATTTATGATAATGTTACCGGTGAAACCATTCCCTGGTGGGGTGATGTTTCCGGAACGCAATACGACGACAAATCGCGATATTCCAGAGTTCCAATACCATGGGAATACCATAATAACCTCAAAGACTTTATGAGAACCGGTATCATTTCAACCACTAATTTCTCCATCGCATCAAAAAGCAAAAAGGCTTCTACGCGGCTTTCGGGCTTTTATCAGTCAGAAAGAGGAAGGGTGCCAAACTCCAATCTTAAAACCGGCGGATTAACATTTAATGCTGCATATAATTTAAGCGAAGACCTCACTCTCGACGCAAAACTTTCCTATAACAAAGTCTACTCGCCCAATTATCCGTGTTACGGATACGGCCCCAAAAACCACATGTATACCATTTTAATCTGGATGGGTGATGATGTTGACGGACAAGAGCTTCGCGAGCATTTTTATGTTCCCGGCCAGGAAGGATACCGCCAGGCCAACTACAATTATGCCTGGTACAACAATGTTTATTTTGCTGCTTACGAATTAAATCAAAAACACGACAGAAATACCGTAAACGGCCAAATTAAATTAAAATGGGATATCACTGATGAATTCAGTATCCAGGGACGATCTTCCGCGGTATTAAAACATCTTTTTGAAGACAGAGAAAGCCCAAAATCGTATCTCAACTATGGAGACCCCAGAGAAGGCGATTACAAAACCTGGAACACCGACTGGTTAAACGTTGATAATGATATGCTACTTTCTTATAACAATGATTTTTCCGAAAATTTTGGATTAAGCGCTAACGCCGGAGCTTCAATGTTTTACAGAAAATACCAACAGGAATACAATGCTACCGACGGACTTGTTGTTCCCTGGGTTTACAGTTTGAACAATTCTTTGGGAAATGTAAAAGCATCAACCAACTATCAGGAAAGAGAAATCAGAAGTGTTTTCGGAACGGTAACAATGGACTTGATAAATTCGTTCTTCCTCACACTGACGGCGCGAAACGACTGGTCTTCAACGCTGCCTGAGTCTAATAATTCATACTTTTATCCATCTGTTTCATTAAGTACACTTGTTTCAAACCTGATTGAATTACCTGAAACCTTTGACTACTTGAAACTATATGGCTCCTGGGCTGAAGTTTCAAGCGATTTGTCTCCTTATCAGACTTCATCATACTACTCCAATGCAGGAATGTATAACGGAAGTTCAAAAGTAAGCTATCCGGAAACCATTGTGAACCCAAATATAAAACCCGAAAAATCAACTTCTTTTGAGCTGGGGCTTTCTTCTGTATTTTTAAAAAACAGGTTGAGTTTTGATCTCACCTATTACAACATTGTTGACGAAAACCAGATTATTGACCTTCCTACATCCGAGGCCAGCGGTTTTAGTTCAAGAAAAGTTAACGGGAACCAATATACGACTAATGGTTTTGAAGTAATGCTAAACGCAAATCCTGTTCGGAATAATAACTTTAGATGGGATGTTGGCCTGAACTGGACAACAAGCGTAAAAAAACTGACCGAAATTTACGGAGGAGCAGAAGAATACGGAAACTACTCATTAAACGAGCGAGTTGACAACTACTATTCCACCGGTTGGATGAAAACTGCCGATGGAGAATTAATCGTTTCAGAAGAAACAGGGTTACCAACAAGAGATCCATATCCTCAAATGTTTGGGCATTTGGATCCGAACTGGAGATTTGGATTACAAAACCATTTTAAATACAAAAAACTTTCACTTGATGTCGATATCGACGGAGTTGTCGGAGGCGTAATCCGTTCTCTTTCTGTAGAAAAAATGTGGTGGGGTGGAAAGCATCCAAATTCAACAAAATACCGCGATGAGGAATACGCAGCCGGACACGCGGTATACGTTCCTGATGCGGTAAATGTTGTCAGTGGCGAACTGACGACCGATACCGATGGTAACGTAATCTCTGATACACGCCAGTATAAAACCAACGAAACAGCTGTAAGCTGGCAAACCTGGGCACAAAACTACCCGTATCGAGCGAAAGTTACTGAAGAAGAAAGCAAAACTTTCGCCAATGTTTTTGACAGAAGTTATGTAAAACTCAGAAAAGTCGCTATTAACTATGACCTGACTGACTTGATTGGCTCAAATATTTTCAAAAGAGTTGAAGCTACCGCCTACGGATACAATTTACTGATGTGGAAAAAAGCACAAATTATTGACCCTGATTACGGTGACGATGATAACCTGCAGGATCCATCGACAAGATATCTTGGACTGGGATTAACCGTAACATTTTAA
- a CDS encoding SusD/RagB family nutrient-binding outer membrane lipoprotein, whose product MKKYILSAILFVLIFSSCSDLEELNINPNNVPETHPQLLLTNIEWNAFQVEGVDPMFASRMVVQTDGENSNQFYNWTRAGFDDYDQLRNVTKMIEEAERIENTAYIALGKFFRAYYFFRLTLTFGDVPYSDALKGESEEVYTPAYVTQKEIFTGILNELKEADELLSDDNSIIEGDIIYDGSTTQWRKLINSFRLKILITLSKKVSDSDLNIESNFAGIYNNSSIIESNEDNGQLVFVDELGSRYTEYNSSSYGSARYMDSTFIKRLQDRHDPRLFIFCGQTRVAKETGLAINDFTAYEGGDPIAPYNDVNLKAADGLVSKVNLRYTTDPTTEPHTFIGYSEMELILAEASVRGWITTSAQEHYENAVKASFEFYNTNASDYADYVSETAAENYLQESLVDFSSATSDEEKLQLIMMQKYIPSFLQGGWRMYFDHLRTGYPEFRINEGLTPPTRWMYPTSEYQENSDNVTEAITSQFGSGNDKIRVTPWWLQ is encoded by the coding sequence ATGAAAAAATACATTTTATCAGCCATACTTTTTGTTTTGATATTTAGTTCTTGCAGCGATTTGGAAGAATTGAACATTAATCCGAACAATGTACCTGAAACACATCCTCAGCTTTTGCTTACCAACATTGAGTGGAATGCTTTCCAGGTAGAAGGGGTAGACCCCATGTTTGCATCGAGAATGGTAGTTCAAACCGACGGAGAAAATTCAAATCAGTTTTACAACTGGACAAGGGCTGGTTTTGATGATTATGACCAGCTTAGAAATGTTACCAAAATGATAGAAGAAGCTGAGCGTATTGAAAATACAGCGTATATCGCTTTAGGAAAGTTTTTTCGGGCCTATTATTTCTTCCGGCTTACACTGACTTTTGGCGATGTTCCTTATTCCGATGCTTTGAAAGGAGAATCAGAAGAAGTTTATACTCCGGCATATGTAACGCAAAAAGAAATTTTTACAGGAATCTTAAATGAACTGAAAGAAGCAGACGAATTACTTTCAGACGACAACAGTATTATTGAAGGAGATATTATTTATGACGGAAGCACAACTCAATGGAGAAAACTAATCAACTCCTTCCGATTAAAAATCTTAATCACGCTTTCAAAAAAAGTATCCGATTCTGATTTGAATATTGAAAGTAATTTTGCCGGGATTTATAACAACTCTTCCATTATCGAATCGAACGAAGATAACGGACAACTGGTGTTTGTTGATGAATTGGGAAGTCGTTATACTGAATATAACAGCAGCAGCTATGGTTCGGCCCGTTATATGGATTCAACTTTTATAAAAAGGCTGCAAGACAGACATGATCCGCGCTTGTTTATTTTTTGCGGGCAAACACGTGTAGCCAAAGAAACCGGTTTGGCAATTAACGATTTCACAGCCTATGAAGGTGGCGACCCGATTGCACCATATAACGATGTAAACCTGAAAGCTGCCGATGGTCTGGTTTCAAAGGTAAATCTCAGGTACACCACTGATCCTACCACCGAACCACATACGTTTATCGGATATTCTGAAATGGAACTAATTCTTGCTGAAGCCAGTGTCCGCGGATGGATTACCACTTCAGCACAGGAACACTATGAAAATGCGGTTAAAGCATCTTTTGAGTTTTACAATACAAACGCATCCGATTATGCAGATTACGTGAGCGAAACCGCTGCTGAAAACTATCTGCAGGAATCGCTGGTTGACTTTTCTTCTGCAACTTCAGATGAAGAAAAGCTACAACTGATAATGATGCAAAAATACATTCCGTCTTTTTTACAGGGAGGCTGGAGAATGTATTTCGACCATTTGCGTACCGGTTATCCTGAATTCAGAATTAACGAGGGGCTTACCCCTCCTACGCGCTGGATGTACCCAACAAGCGAATACCAGGAAAACAGCGACAATGTAACTGAAGCTATTACCAGCCAGTTTGGTAGTGGAAACGATAAAATCAGGGTGACTCCCTGGTGGCTGCAATAA
- a CDS encoding glycerophosphodiester phosphodiesterase, whose product MKRRKFIKNTSLTALLTSPPLFVETGSQEKNINSLNRVMRESHRGFSQLYPENTIPAFEEAIKAGVDRIEMDLRLSSDGELVVIHDETVDRTTNGKGKVTELTFSELRELDAGSWKSSKFKGLKIPALEEVFKIAKNNCFVNIDLKDANAVEKMVKLAVQMDMTDQIVITGKIPECTKTIRKQNNRITMFHEFRDDFVIQHPRLAVRAIREQQIPGSLINFQAASKTFIRESKLHGLSVSVWGVLEETDMKNLIEMGVDSIMTDNLLLLNKLLS is encoded by the coding sequence ATGAAAAGAAGAAAATTCATAAAAAATACAAGCCTGACTGCCTTGCTTACGAGCCCTCCTTTGTTTGTAGAAACAGGCTCTCAGGAAAAAAATATAAATTCCCTGAACCGGGTTATGCGCGAAAGCCATCGTGGATTCAGCCAGCTCTATCCCGAAAATACAATTCCTGCATTTGAAGAAGCAATAAAAGCAGGAGTTGACCGCATTGAAATGGATTTGCGTTTAAGCTCCGACGGAGAACTTGTAGTTATTCACGATGAAACCGTTGATCGAACAACCAACGGTAAAGGGAAAGTCACTGAGTTGACATTTTCCGAGCTTAGAGAGCTTGATGCCGGTTCGTGGAAATCTTCAAAATTTAAAGGATTAAAAATACCTGCCTTAGAAGAAGTGTTTAAAATTGCCAAAAACAATTGTTTTGTAAACATCGACTTAAAAGATGCAAACGCTGTTGAAAAAATGGTAAAACTGGCGGTTCAAATGGATATGACTGACCAAATTGTAATTACCGGGAAGATACCTGAATGTACAAAAACAATCCGCAAACAAAACAATCGTATTACTATGTTTCACGAGTTCCGGGATGATTTTGTAATTCAACACCCCAGACTTGCCGTTCGGGCAATTCGGGAGCAACAAATCCCCGGAAGTTTAATTAACTTTCAGGCTGCCAGCAAAACCTTTATCCGGGAAAGTAAACTCCATGGTCTTTCTGTATCGGTATGGGGTGTGTTGGAAGAAACTGATATGAAAAACCTGATTGAAATGGGAGTTGACTCAATAATGACAGATAACCTTCTACTTCTCAATAAATTATTATCGTAA
- a CDS encoding DNA-3-methyladenine glycosylase family protein has translation MDRIKNLEAFYKHCDRCTQIEPKLKPVIAKYGYPPMWHRQPNFATLILTILEQQVSLASAKAAFIKLENQIGEVTPENILQLRDEDLRACYFSRQKTKYARILATEIIEGRLDLDSLNQMDEAEIRSRLITIKGIGHWTIDMYVLMSLLFADIFPPGDLATIKSVFEIELVAPESSKEDIVKYMEKFSPYRSAATYILWHSYIKKRNLILE, from the coding sequence ATGGATCGGATTAAAAACCTGGAGGCTTTTTATAAACACTGCGATCGGTGCACTCAAATTGAGCCCAAATTAAAACCCGTGATCGCAAAATACGGTTATCCTCCAATGTGGCACCGGCAACCCAACTTTGCCACTTTGATTCTTACCATTTTGGAACAACAGGTTTCGCTGGCATCAGCAAAGGCAGCCTTTATTAAGCTCGAAAACCAAATTGGAGAAGTTACTCCGGAAAATATTTTACAACTGAGAGATGAAGATTTAAGAGCCTGCTATTTTAGTCGCCAGAAGACAAAATATGCCAGAATACTCGCCACCGAGATTATTGAAGGAAGGCTGGACCTCGATTCTCTTAATCAAATGGACGAAGCTGAAATCCGCTCGCGGCTTATTACCATAAAAGGCATCGGTCATTGGACCATTGATATGTATGTTCTAATGAGCCTGCTGTTTGCCGATATTTTTCCCCCTGGTGATTTGGCCACCATAAAATCGGTTTTTGAAATTGAACTTGTAGCACCGGAGAGTTCAAAAGAAGACATCGTAAAATACATGGAAAAATTCTCGCCCTATCGTTCGGCGGCGACCTATATTTTATGGCACAGTTATATAAAAAAACGAAATTTGATTTTGGAATAA
- a CDS encoding TonB-dependent receptor has translation MKQILTLILILAVLVPAGAQQKKRGKVKRKYRNPERIEVPVAPVFLRGKIRDADDNLLPGAHVTVLGTKKNVHANEDGEYFFYGLEQGITRIQVSFVGFRTKSVDFHLQSGNNYLNFTLDEDNIRIDEISVTAQKRNQQILDVPITVSGIDAEFMEDNNITELSELSEFVPGLQVRMQGNNRPSFVIRGLTSDEVSPAAQPRVSVFYNNVPVSRASGASLELFDMQQVEVLKGPQNTLFGRGAQIGAIHYITNKPTSDFYGNITAGIGDYNQREINGAINIPVIKNKLMVRAAGVYDYYDGFIDNTLGGKLNGKNTAAGRFSVRFLPTFRHKIDLVLNYQKDDAPGLGFMSMNYPNTEGSTNPFDYTASLEQGNNLATQRDIFDATLTMKQFNNENNFWTSTSSYHTIGAFSRWDGDGTAAAAIDMSEDISARQFYQELRYNFSKNNRLNGSLGGSFWLEKASQDYWFSTNEQDMFHLLFATGSLVDTTGQPVSISNLPPDPNLGDLGGLPLAENHEEENTSDATNRALEGFLDFTYHFTPKISATAGARVISERFKLSNQAQIAGADASTLGFLTGNYPNLLFAESDQKEIKESSFAYTYRGGLKYAFNENTNVFVNYSKGRRPKVLQFTSTGEEQVLNAETVDNYELGFKTTLKQRVWFDAGIFYQEYKNFQTSAWVVEADSGEFNYLVKDAGKATAYGAETSLKIAILKGLDMFGNYAYIHARFDSLNVNGEEQEYAENMFRLTPEHSFAVGLHARAQIAPGLFLFAVPSYSWRSKIYFEDANTPGLEQAEYGLLNFRGGVELPDQGITIAVFGTNLLEEEYIVSAGNTGSLFGAPTQIPGAPRMIGTKVTWKFRMKEKLYYQRNRWNR, from the coding sequence ATGAAACAAATATTGACGCTTATTTTAATTTTGGCGGTACTGGTTCCTGCCGGTGCCCAGCAAAAGAAAAGAGGAAAAGTAAAACGGAAATACCGCAATCCGGAGCGCATTGAAGTTCCTGTGGCTCCGGTATTCTTGCGTGGAAAAATACGTGATGCTGATGACAATTTACTTCCGGGTGCACATGTAACCGTTTTGGGCACCAAAAAAAATGTTCATGCCAATGAAGACGGTGAATACTTTTTTTACGGACTGGAACAGGGAATTACACGAATACAGGTTTCCTTTGTCGGTTTCCGGACAAAATCAGTCGATTTTCATCTTCAAAGCGGGAATAATTACCTCAATTTTACCCTGGATGAAGACAATATCCGGATAGATGAAATTTCGGTAACAGCGCAAAAGCGTAACCAACAAATTCTGGATGTTCCCATCACTGTAAGTGGCATCGATGCAGAGTTTATGGAGGACAATAATATTACCGAACTGAGTGAGCTCTCTGAATTTGTTCCCGGATTACAGGTAAGAATGCAGGGCAATAACCGGCCAAGCTTTGTCATTCGCGGATTAACCAGCGACGAGGTAAGTCCTGCCGCCCAACCACGTGTTTCGGTTTTTTATAACAACGTTCCGGTAAGCCGTGCCAGCGGCGCCTCACTCGAACTTTTCGACATGCAACAGGTGGAAGTTCTAAAAGGCCCGCAAAACACTCTCTTTGGCAGAGGGGCGCAAATCGGAGCAATTCACTACATCACCAACAAACCAACGAGCGATTTTTACGGAAATATAACAGCGGGAATCGGAGACTACAATCAACGCGAAATTAACGGAGCGATAAATATTCCGGTTATTAAAAACAAACTTATGGTGCGGGCCGCCGGAGTTTATGATTATTATGATGGATTCATTGACAACACATTGGGAGGTAAACTAAACGGAAAAAATACAGCTGCCGGAAGATTCTCTGTCCGGTTTCTTCCCACTTTCAGACACAAGATTGATTTGGTTTTAAACTACCAGAAAGACGATGCTCCCGGCCTTGGTTTTATGAGTATGAATTATCCAAATACGGAAGGCAGTACCAACCCGTTTGATTACACAGCATCGTTGGAACAGGGAAACAATCTCGCCACACAGCGGGATATTTTTGATGCAACACTTACGATGAAACAATTCAATAACGAAAATAATTTCTGGACATCAACCAGTTCGTACCATACAATTGGTGCATTTTCGCGTTGGGATGGAGATGGAACGGCCGCAGCTGCCATCGACATGAGTGAAGACATTAGTGCCCGCCAGTTCTACCAGGAACTGCGGTACAATTTTTCAAAAAACAATCGACTGAACGGAAGTTTGGGTGGAAGTTTCTGGTTGGAAAAAGCATCGCAGGACTACTGGTTTTCTACTAACGAACAGGATATGTTTCATTTACTTTTTGCTACCGGTTCACTTGTTGATACTACCGGACAACCTGTTTCGATTTCCAATTTACCTCCCGATCCCAATCTGGGAGATTTGGGAGGATTACCTCTGGCAGAAAATCACGAGGAAGAAAACACGAGCGATGCAACCAATCGCGCACTTGAAGGATTTCTGGATTTTACTTATCATTTTACACCCAAAATAAGTGCAACTGCCGGGGCCCGCGTTATTTCCGAAAGATTTAAGCTTTCAAACCAGGCACAAATAGCAGGAGCCGATGCGTCGACGTTAGGATTTTTAACAGGAAATTATCCCAATCTTCTTTTTGCTGAAAGTGATCAGAAAGAGATAAAAGAATCGTCGTTTGCGTATACTTACCGTGGCGGATTAAAATATGCGTTTAACGAAAACACCAACGTTTTTGTAAACTATTCAAAAGGCCGGCGCCCCAAAGTTTTACAGTTTACGTCCACCGGTGAGGAGCAGGTGTTAAATGCAGAAACGGTTGACAACTATGAACTGGGCTTCAAAACCACTCTAAAACAACGCGTTTGGTTTGACGCCGGAATTTTTTATCAGGAATACAAGAATTTTCAGACTTCGGCATGGGTGGTTGAAGCTGACTCCGGTGAATTTAACTATCTGGTGAAAGACGCCGGAAAAGCAACAGCCTACGGTGCAGAAACTTCTTTAAAAATAGCTATTCTAAAAGGCCTCGATATGTTTGGAAACTATGCCTATATTCACGCCCGATTTGATAGTTTGAATGTGAACGGAGAGGAACAGGAATATGCGGAAAATATGTTTCGCCTGACACCCGAGCACAGTTTTGCAGTTGGCTTGCACGCACGCGCCCAAATTGCGCCGGGATTATTTTTATTTGCAGTTCCTTCTTACTCCTGGCGCTCAAAAATATACTTTGAAGATGCCAACACTCCGGGACTGGAACAGGCAGAATACGGATTACTGAATTTCAGAGGGGGAGTTGAATTGCCCGACCAGGGAATTACCATCGCCGTTTTTGGAACCAACCTTTTGGAAGAAGAATACATTGTAAGCGCCGGAAATACAGGCAGCTTGTTTGGTGCCCCGACCCAAATACCAGGTGCTCCACGGATGATTGGCACAAAAGTAACCTGGAAATTCAGAATGAAAGAAAAACTATATTACCAGCGTAACAGGTGGAACAGATAA